The proteins below come from a single Gemmatimonadota bacterium genomic window:
- a CDS encoding phage holin family protein — protein MLLRLILTTLAILLVTNVYSGIQVDSVTTAVIAALVLALINTIVRPIIVLLTLPISMLTLGLFLLVINACMLSLAAWLVNGFDVGGFWDALIASFIISVVVALLSGMIKSRS, from the coding sequence ATGTTACTGAGACTGATTCTTACGACCCTGGCCATTCTCCTGGTGACCAACGTGTACAGCGGCATCCAGGTCGATTCCGTCACCACCGCGGTCATCGCGGCCCTCGTCCTGGCCCTCATCAACACGATCGTGCGGCCCATCATCGTCCTCCTAACCCTGCCCATCAGCATGCTCACGCTGGGCCTGTTTCTCCTCGTCATCAACGCGTGCATGCTGTCCCTGGCCGCGTGGCTGGTCAACGGGTTCGACGTGGGGGGCTTCTGGGACGCCCTGATCGCATCGTTCATCATCTCGGTCGTCGTGGCGCTTCTGAGCGGAATGATCAAGAGCAGGAGCTGA
- the dut gene encoding dUTP diphosphatase, giving the protein MNTPVVIPIASTRPDSVHPAPRRMTPGSAGLDLYACVDEPVEIAPKQLELIGTGYAIALPPGYEGQVRPRSGLALKHKIGVLNSPGTIDSDYRGEIKVILFNFGDEPYRVSDRERIAQLVIGALPSVVFEEVDRLDETGRGAGGYGHTGR; this is encoded by the coding sequence GAACACCCCCGTCGTCATACCCATCGCCTCGACCCGGCCCGACAGTGTTCATCCGGCGCCGCGGAGGATGACACCCGGATCCGCGGGGCTCGACCTGTACGCCTGTGTCGACGAGCCCGTGGAAATCGCGCCAAAACAGCTCGAATTGATCGGGACGGGATACGCCATCGCGCTGCCTCCGGGATACGAAGGGCAGGTACGTCCCCGGAGCGGCCTGGCGCTCAAACACAAGATCGGCGTGCTGAACAGCCCGGGCACGATCGACTCGGACTACCGTGGAGAGATCAAGGTGATTCTTTTTAATTTCGGCGATGAGCCGTACAGGGTCAGCGACCGGGAGCGGATCGCCCAGCTTGTCATCGGCGCCTTGCCATCCGTCGTCTTCGAAGAGGTCGACCGCCTCGACGAAACCGGGCGAGGCGCGGGCGGATACGGCCACACGGGAAGATAG